From the bacterium genome, the window TATCGAGGGCCTGCCCGCGATGCGAGACACGATTCTTCTCGGCAAGTGAAAGCTCGGCCAGCGTTCTCCCGTCCCGCAGCACAAACACCGGATCGTAGCCGAATCCTCCGTCGCCTCGCCTCGCCCTCCCAATCGTCCCTTCGAGAACTCCCTCCACACAGTAGAGTCCGTCATCCGTGCGCAGGCAGATCACCGTCCAAAAGGCCGCGGCTCGTTTGCCGTCGGGCACGTCCCGCATCACGTCGAGCAGCTTCCGGCAGTTGGACTCGTAGGTCGCTCCCGGTCCCGAATACCGCGCCGAATACACCCCCGGAGCGCCTCCCAGTGCGGCAACTTCGAGGCCCGTGTCATCGGCCAACGTCCACTGACCCACCACCCGCCAGACTTCCGTGGCCTTCTTGATCGCATTGCCCTCGAGGTCGGGCCGATCTTCAGTCACCTTCGGACAAAAAGGAAAATCCGCGAG encodes:
- the rdgB gene encoding RdgB/HAM1 family non-canonical purine NTP pyrophosphatase — its product is MARRIVVATNNPDKFREIQEKLSALPLALQSLADFPFCPKVTEDRPDLEGNAIKKATEVWRVVGQWTLADDTGLEVAALGGAPGVYSARYSGPGATYESNCRKLLDVMRDVPDGKRAAAFWTVICLRTDDGLYCVEGVLEGTIGRARRGDGGFGYDPVFVLRDGRTLAELSLAEKNRVSHRGQALDKMTALLSHLLKTAERS